DNA sequence from the Anomalospiza imberbis isolate Cuckoo-Finch-1a 21T00152 chromosome 14, ASM3175350v1, whole genome shotgun sequence genome:
AAACCTGCATCTTGAggatgaagaactgcaaaggtATTAAACACCTCCTCCTCCATGGTGCCTGCAGCATGGGCCCACACCCATAGAAGTGTTTGTTCTTAATCTCTGACTGCTATTACTCTCACTCATAAATCCTTCTTCAATTACAAACAGTTTTAATTAATAACATACCCCCTATGCCTATGCCCTGGGCCATTTCCACTAAAACTATTAAACCACAGTGTCTCATGTGGCAACTAAAAGCAGCAACAGCCTTTTTTGCAGGCCTGTGAGCAGTTTGTACTGTGTTAAGGACACAGCTGCAGGTAAGCATCTGATCACCCCTCCAAACAGTGGGCCAACAGGGGAATCCATCTCAGCAAGAACTATCCAAAGCTGGTAGAACAAAATGGTTGTGAAGCATGACAGCAAACctgcactaaaaaaaaaatctccatccCAGGCATTCAGCCAGCCAGTCACCAAATTATCTATTCAACTTTCCTAGCTCTTCACCCTGGGCATCCTTCCCCACAAAACTTCCCAGTCTGTATCCCTGCCTTTTGAAACAGGACCTTTGATTGGCTCTGTCTCGTGGTTTCAGAACTGGGAGACAAGCACCTAAAAAAGCTGCTTTCTACAGGAATCCAAATGCATTTTCTCCATCCCTTTTCTTACTGCCTTAGGTTCAAACAGAGCTCAAGTCCCAAGAGCTTACCTCCATTTCCTCTTTTACAACTACAGCTCAGCATTGTTACACAACACTGTGTTTCTCCTAACAAAGAGACTCAAGCTCTATGCCAACAGCTCAGAAATTCAGACACTGGTGTATCTTCAGATAAGAGAATGACTGTGGAGGCCCTGAATCACACATTAATTTCTTATTGCAAGACCCATTCAAGCACCTGAGGGCTTCCTCTTACAGGGACACAAAAAGCTCTGCTTTCTGTCACCTTCAAACAAGTAGCTTCTGTATTACTCTTAAGCTGACAGTTGATTGGAGCTAATGAAACATTAGAGTGGCAGTTGCTCtttggtatttttaaagaaatatttacacTCCAAGGGCTTGACCATGCCCTGTGAGATGACTCAGAGCCAGAAACAATGCTGGTTTGTACAAGACAAAGTCAATAAATGTGTCCCAGATCTCACACAGCAAAGCTGTCAGCCTATGAACAACTTTAGTTGGAAGTTTAAAATGTAATTAGCTTACTATTTTGTATTATTTACATTCAATATTTCAGACCAATGGTTCTGCACAATCCCTTAAAAAACAGTGGAATAAACACTTCCAAACAAAACACGCGGTGCCTCTGCCATCAGCTATCAAGCCATGCTAGCACATTCCAGCCCTCACCCCATCTCGCCCAAGTCACTCCTTTGCTTCACAGGACCCTTCCCCTCTTGCCCAGTGGGCTGCACCTTACCTACATCTGTCATACCCAAAATACGGTATTTTGGAGTACCACAATGTGTGGCTCAGTTGGTTATTTAAGGGCCCTTTGCTTCCTCATTTCTTACTCACCTGAACTAGTACCAGCCACACCCCTGCTTGATGCTCTCAGTACACCCTGTCCAGCTGAAAGGGCTGTCAGGAGCCTAAGCACATTTTGTTTAACTACAGTAGTCACAGCAGGCTAAAACCCACAAAACTTGCAGTAACATCAAACATTTTATTGTTCACCAATGCACTAGGTGAGAACGTAATTTCTCAGAGAGCACCACACCTTCCCCTGGCCCATCAGAGTGATCAGGTAGCACAGCCTGCCCTCTGCCTGAGGGTGAAAATAGCACAGGAGCTTGGGCCTTCTGAAAGGTATGGTTGATGGTTTTGTTTGGCTgttttcttggggttttgtttttttaatgttgagtGTTATTACTAGGCCCTTTCTTACAATGCAAGAAACCGGTAGgcagtgttttattttgtttcaaatgtACTATAAAGACTGTTTCAAGTTCATGTACCTTGATCAATGATAATTCCTGTTAATGACATGATCACCATCATCACCATTAGCTCTGAAAACTTCTTACTCAGTGCTGGCAATTAATAGTGAGTTTAGTCAGGCATCCCTAAGCACAAACCAAAGCTGCTCACTCACCTGCACACTGTCACAGGCTGGGTACCTACCACCTGCAGTATCCTGCAGGCATTTGAAATAACAGAGATATTaagtacagaagaaaaaaactaatGACAAGTCACTCGTTTCCCAATTCCCCCACTGTCTATTCACTTTTGGAACATATTCTGGAAAATTTCTGCTACAATCTGTCTCAAGGAATCTGCTCACTGTGAGATACAAATGCTTGCATTAGCTAAACTAATTGTCAACCTATGCAAACACATGAAAGAACATTAAGTGAGAGGCAATTGTGAAGTACTGAAGGACTTACGCAGTTTTCCCAGTTGTCTTTTTAAGAGTTGTCTCAAATCCATTCCTAGTAGTAAAATTAACAACCTTACACCACTTTAAAATACCACACTGTTAAAAAGTTTACATCAGCATtctatagaaaataaaaaaatcaaaccaagaATTCTGATCTCTCCACAACTTTTGTCAGTTTAAATGTGGTGGGCTTGACCTTGGCTGGACACCAAATGCCCATCAAAATCGTGCTAACACTCCCCTTTCTAGCTggatggggaaagaaaaggtaacAAAAGACTCCTGGGTTGAGAAAAAGCATAGGGAAGTCATTTACTAATTACAATCATGGGAAAAACAGATCCAGTatgaggaaattaatttattaccCATCAAATCAGAGTAGGGTGATGCGaaataaaacaccttcccccccagcactcccttcttcccaggtTCAACTTTACTCCCAAGTTCTCTACCTCCCCCACAGtggcacagggggacagggagtggATGTTGTGGTCAGCTCTTCACACATTActcctgccctccttcctcctcaggagAGTCCCTTACAAACTGCTCTAGTGTGGGTTCCTTGCACAGGGTGCACTTTCAGGAACAGACTGCTCCAGTGTGGCTCCCCACTGCtggcaaggagggagggaagagaatGCGCCCCTGGGCTGCAAGGGGACAACCCTCCACGGGCTATTTTCATTGCACCCTTTACGTGAGGGATTCTTCGCACTCAGAAGCACAGGCAGCATCAAAACAGCacctggctctggctgtgcagACTCAGGTGGTGCCTCTTTTCTCTGTGCAGACTCAGGTGGTGCCTCTTTTCTCTGTGCAGACTCAGGTGGTGCCTCTTTTCTCACCAGGAATGTTGTGGTGAATCAAAGCATTACCTTCAAAGTTCTTCCAATGGATGGATTAATGCTCAGCTCATTACCCCCAACTGCTGAGACATTACAGTGCCTGCACATACAGCAGAGGTCAAACTTGTCAGATTTTTTTAACTCAACAGTTATAATAAGGAATTATTTCCCTGTTATTAACTTTGTGTCTAGGGATTCTGCTACATGAAACACAAAACAGACATAGCACAGAACCCAGCTAATAGGGCATAGCAGGTGTGTTCCTCTTGAAGTCAACATCTTAGACTTCTGTAATATTCATTTTTTCTGCCACTGACTTCTAGTACCAAATAAACTTAAACTTCTTTATTTCATAAATGTAACTCTTAATTTTTTCTCCACCgtgaataaattttaaaagaaaaaaaaaaaaagttaagctATTGAATGGCCCTATATATTTGCTTTAGGCTGTACTCTACATGTGGAATATTAAAGACATTATTCACAAAGTGTTCAGCACATATCGTTTACTGGATCTTGTATTGCAGGGTAGGTCTTTATTAAAAGGCAGTATTTGTTCCACAACATACACTTCACACACTGGAGAACAGGAATCCAATATGCCCATGTACAAACTAACTTTGCACTTCACGTACTCTGAGAAGATTCTCCAGTTTGCCAGCAGCAACCTGACAAGGGGGCTCTGGATGAGAAAAGGTAAAGTGACGGAAACAAGGTGTAAAAACTGATTTGCATTAGTGTGCCATGGTGCATATGCTTGTGCACACCTGGGACTGGGGTGGACAAGACAAGAATGAGGCTTGGGGACACAGTTCTCAAGCCACTGCGCACAGATAACCAATTTTTGCCTCATTTATACCTAAGTTTTATCACAGACACATGCAGCACCAAAACCATGCCAAGCCCCATATTAAGTAAAAAACTTCCAAGAAAGGCTAAACTAAGACAGTAAACTGTAAAATTCAAATTAACAGAATGACCTCAAGTACAACTGCTTAACAGCCATTATCAGGGTGAAGAAAGTTTGCCTTGCTGGAACTTTAGGAAAATGTTTCAGCCAGAGATTAAAAAGCTTGCTAACAACAGCACAAAAGTGGAATGAAATTCATGTTATCTTACAGCACAAAAATCTCACTAAAGTTTGACTACAGGAAGTTCTACGCACaaccaaggaaaaaagaaaacaatcatCATATTGTATCATTTCACAGTGCACAAGTAAGTAGTTATGAAGAGAAGTCAGTTTTCCATGTGGTCATTTTTGTGCCCTCTGCTTCAAAAAGGACACCATGTGCAGACAATGACAGCTTGTTTTCTCTTGCTCCTTCCCCTCCAGCCATTACAGCAGCTTATGACTATTACTGACACTGCTCTACCATAGGAAATCCAACTGCACACTTCAGCAAATATCAAGGAGATACATACCTGTCTAAAGACATACAAAAAATAAGCTATGCCCTTTCCTTTGCATTATCAGGATAAACTGCAGAAGAGGAGAAAGGTGAGGAATGCGTGATACCAGTCCTCccaaaaggaaattaaagattGAATTTTACACtgcaataaaaaatatatttgaaaaaaaattatacttcaCATTAGTAAGACATCACCTGAGTATCTAAACAATTCtggttttgaaattatttctaaacacagaaatagGTTAATTATGCCTATCCCACtgtgctggtttgggctgggatagaggtGGTTTTCTTCATAATAGCTACCATGGGGCTATGGTTTGAATTTGTACTCAAAACCAACACACTTACGTGTGCAGCTTTTGTtttacctattaaactgtcttaaTCTTGACACGTGAGTTTTCCCTCTTTGCTTTCCTGATTTCCCCACTCATCCCACTGAGGGGTCacagtgagtgagcagctgcatGGTGCCCAATTCCTGGCTGGAGTTAAACCACAACACATATAAATCAGGAAACTATTTACAGCAAAGTGAAATTCCATCTTTTATACTGTAGCTGCATAGTAAGTAATGTAGCTTTTTTAGACAGCAATTTAATTCCTTGAAAATGTAATGTTTGCTTCATGCCAATATTATTTTCAGAGCAAGCCAGAAAAATACTAGGCATGGCAAAAGTAGCTACAGGAGTTttcaaaaaatatataattattccACTTTAATTGCAAGTTAAGGCCTCCTCAGCTCAACACAGTAGAAGCTGGCTAAAGAACAACTTCCATCACCATTACAGAAAACACCAGTACACAGTCAAGATGAGCACAAGTCTTATTTTAACCACAACTGAGGCACCAGCCTCCCCTTTGTGCATGTGTATTACACATTtggaaaaatgcttttccttcAGCTCACAGAAAAACTGATTTACAGTCTGTGGACATCAGACACCGACGATCTTCACTTTAGTCCTGTTTGCCTTCGCGCCACTGCCGTGAACCCTCATTCCAGGCTACATAAACAAAGAGAGCAAGTACCACATGGACAGTGACTACAGCAACTATGGCAGCATAAAAATAGCTGTCTCTGTCAGACATTCCCAAGGAAcctgagaaaacaaagaaagtAAAGAATATTAGTTATGAGCTAGGAACTCTGACATGTCAGGTCACAATTCTCCCTGAAGACCAAAGTTACATTTACTCCTGTATCAAAAGTTTGAGTTCAAAACAATTCACCGTGAGCTCAAAACAATTCAGGAGAGAATTCACTGTGACAGTTAAAGGCCTTGAAACTATTTCCGGAGCAAACAACACTACAGTATTCAATATTTAACATAAAATAACCTAGATGTGACGTCAACAGCTTAGAGTTCTACAACATTCACTTTTTCTGACAGTACCTTCCAGCACCAAACCAACCTCAACAtccttttttcctaaatgcaACTCATTGTGGGGGAATAAAATGggggagggaggtgggaggaagaagggggagaattCTGTAATAATTTGACACTAAAACAGGAGAAAACAGTAGAAGAACAATTAAGTTTAGAAGACTATTACCTTCTGTATTTAGACTATAAAACAATAATGCCCCACCAGTTAAGATACATTAATGCATCTCATATAAAACAAGCTTTCAAATACTGAAAGAACCAAACACTGAAATATTGTTTCCCTTAATtgatttaaaaaacccaacaaagtctccccaaaagcaaacaaaacctaCACATTACAGTACTCCAAAATCATCACCCTGCAAAGACAATCCTTTCAGTGCCAAGACACTTGGCAGATCCTTTCAGATCTTGTCATTAACTGACACAGTGAAGTTAAAGCTCAGCTTGCTACACCtcaaactaagaaaaaaaagctaaaaaggaTCTTGAAAGTTACTTAACAACCTCTGAACCTTCATGTACTACATACAGCAGTATACACCAAAGGAGAATCGTCTCAGAACAACTCGGTTACACACTTGTGAACTGCATAAAGCAGCtgctttctcccttcctcctccccacttCCGAAGGAGATAACTTCCTAGAACTGCAGGAGGTAAGTATTAAAGCCTTGCAGAATCAGGACTACAACATGGCTGCTTGTTCAAACAAATAGCCATaatctctctttttatttttttaattaaaagaaagctCCACAAGCAACCACATTCAATATCTGAAAATGCATATAACTTGTTTAAATGTGCATATgtttcaaaaagcaaaatataaacCTCAGAAACAACATTATTCTGTCTCAAACACATGACTAGTTTGCAATACCTGCAGGAAACATATCTCTGATGATTCTGACAAAAGTCTTCTGCAGGGTAGTGTTAAAAACCCTTTGGGGAAGGGGAACAATGCACATCTATACAATATAAACCATTGTATAATAAACAGCAGATTTTGGATTGCAGACCACAATGCAGAGAAAGATACATTAACCATTTATATAATTTTCTGTTCTAACTAGATATTACAGGACTTTTGTCTATATATGGAAACAAATATTCAAAACAGGAAGAACAAAGATGCTATTAGAGGATTGTGCTTCTCCTCTATTTTAGTAATAATAATGCTATTTGGCAGAAACAAAATTACCTTCAAATACATAAGCCTTTGATGAAAAATATAGCCCAACGGGTAATGTAATCATTAGAGCTGTGAAGAACAGAAGCGTTCTTAGAGTTGATGTTAATGAACcctcatttctgaaataaataagaGAAGTTACACACAAAAGAAAGTCACAATATATATGCCTGAAAAAGGACAAGAACTTGTTCCAAACAGAAGCTGATTAGTTCTCAAGAACTGAGTAAGTGTATTGTTTGGAAGCAATAAAGACTTGAAGTACGCATTTGTTGGCTGCAATAAAAATGAGAGTATTCAAAACAATGTAATGATTCTGTCAGTATAAGCtcacaaacaaaattaaaaacaaactttAAACTTTTCCCTGTTACTGCTTTGCAAGCATTATAACATAGGGGGCTTATGATAATAGGTTTATCAGTACATTGCTGCATAATTATTAAGTATCTTATATTAGTTACACATGTACATGTCATATGACAGTATCCTGCATTAAAACTTGCCaagttcccttttttttttaaagtaactcCAAGTCCAGGAAAATGACAAATCCTACAGGCTGGTATAGAAAGGGAAGTACACCGAATGAATTTAACAGTTTACTACTCCAAGTTCCTTTTTATTAGGTCTTCTTcctctatttaaaaataatttctcagtttTTAACTAAGAGAGCCGAATAAGTGTAGTAACAGTCACAACACAGAGCCACTACACCAAAGCTTTGTCTTCACAGACCTAAACCTAGAAGACCTTTTACAAGAGAAGGCTTATAAAAGTTTATGTACTTGGTAGGTTCTCCTTGAACTTGACCTGCTCGAACAGGTGTTGTGTTTACAAAACACCACATACACCCTGGTTCTGTGTGCTTC
Encoded proteins:
- the VMA21 gene encoding vacuolar ATPase assembly integral membrane protein VMA21, with protein sequence MRGHCGGFRRARGGGGAAMERFGPGPVSAVPVAEFRPNEGSLTSTLRTLLFFTALMITLPVGLYFSSKAYVFEGSLGMSDRDSYFYAAIVAVVTVHVVLALFVYVAWNEGSRQWREGKQD